The Achromobacter pestifer genome includes a region encoding these proteins:
- a CDS encoding ABC transporter substrate-binding protein — MKPLLHPVRAVLVSCALLSCSAASADVGVGVILSLTGPAASLGGPAKNAIDLLPRAIAGEAVRYIVLDDASDATGAARAFRRLVDEHNVDVVLGTSVTPATLTLLPIAQEKKVPLMSLAAGAKLVEPMDPQRHWVFKVVQNENLMVASTVAHMQAAGVKTLGYIGFADAYGDSWLAEVSAQAQRAGIKLVATERYVKTDTSVTAQTLKLLAARPDAVIVAASGTPGALPQKSLRERGYAGRIYQTYGIANREFLRIAGKDAEGALFAVGPVVVASQLDEANPIRAVAMDLTQRYEAAHGKDSMSVFAANAWDAGIVLQQALKATLPKARPGTPEFRAGLRDALEATRDAVTSQGVSTMSPTDHEGYDERAAVMVQIKDGGWRYVK; from the coding sequence TTGAAGCCCCTTCTACACCCCGTGCGCGCGGTGCTGGTTTCGTGCGCCCTGCTGTCCTGTAGCGCCGCCTCGGCCGATGTCGGCGTCGGCGTCATCCTCTCGCTCACCGGCCCGGCCGCATCGCTGGGCGGCCCGGCCAAAAACGCCATCGACCTGCTGCCGCGCGCGATCGCGGGCGAGGCGGTGCGCTACATCGTGCTGGACGACGCCTCGGACGCCACCGGCGCCGCCCGCGCCTTCCGCAGGCTGGTCGACGAGCACAACGTGGACGTGGTGCTGGGCACCTCGGTCACGCCTGCCACCCTGACCCTGCTACCCATTGCCCAGGAGAAGAAGGTGCCCTTGATGAGCTTGGCGGCCGGCGCCAAGCTGGTCGAGCCCATGGACCCGCAGCGCCACTGGGTGTTCAAGGTGGTGCAGAACGAAAACCTGATGGTCGCCAGCACCGTCGCGCACATGCAGGCCGCGGGCGTGAAGACGCTGGGTTACATCGGCTTTGCCGACGCCTACGGCGACAGCTGGCTGGCCGAAGTTTCCGCGCAGGCGCAGCGCGCCGGCATCAAGCTGGTCGCCACCGAGCGCTACGTGAAGACCGACACCAGCGTCACGGCGCAGACCCTGAAGCTGCTGGCCGCCAGACCGGATGCGGTCATCGTCGCGGCGTCCGGCACGCCTGGCGCGCTGCCGCAGAAGTCCCTGCGCGAGCGCGGCTATGCCGGCCGCATCTACCAGACCTACGGCATCGCCAACCGCGAGTTCCTGCGCATCGCCGGCAAGGACGCCGAGGGCGCGCTGTTCGCCGTGGGCCCGGTCGTGGTCGCCAGCCAGCTGGACGAGGCCAACCCGATACGCGCCGTCGCCATGGACCTGACGCAGCGCTACGAAGCCGCCCACGGCAAGGACTCCATGTCGGTGTTCGCGGCCAATGCCTGGGATGCCGGCATCGTGCTGCAGCAGGCATTGAAGGCCACCTTGCCCAAGGCCCGGCCGGGCACGCCGGAATTCCGGGCCGGCCTGCGCGACGCGCTGGAAGCGACCCGCGA
- a CDS encoding LysR family transcriptional regulator, whose translation MHNEKLDLNLLAVFDSLMRERSVTRAGEQLGLSQSAMSHAVNRLRVFFDDPLFVKTGQGMQPTPKSESLAPTILALMATIRGQVLSQAQFDPASAMRVFTLCMTDMGELVFLPPLIKRLRELAPHCTLRTRQVPLQQVEPLLASGEVDLVLGSLRAAPQGLFQQQLFMHRFVTLVSVKNKEVGDALTLEQFQRMPQIVVTLAGRSSEAYDSALEEQGVKRNIFLSTPHFLVVPLLLDQHPDLIATVPQELGNVFSGYGVVKVLEPPLPLPSFALRQHWHPRFHQDPAIIWLRELVKDTFDGYPWDAMPAAGRKA comes from the coding sequence ATGCATAACGAGAAGCTAGACCTCAACCTGCTCGCCGTCTTCGACAGCCTGATGCGTGAACGCAGCGTGACCCGCGCCGGCGAACAGCTCGGCCTGTCGCAAAGCGCCATGAGCCATGCCGTGAACCGCTTGCGCGTGTTCTTTGACGATCCGCTGTTCGTGAAGACCGGCCAGGGCATGCAGCCCACCCCCAAGTCCGAGAGCCTGGCGCCCACCATCCTGGCGTTGATGGCGACCATACGCGGACAGGTGTTGTCGCAGGCGCAGTTCGATCCGGCCTCGGCCATGCGCGTGTTCACCCTGTGCATGACGGACATGGGCGAGCTGGTGTTCCTGCCGCCGCTGATCAAGCGCCTGCGGGAACTAGCGCCGCATTGCACGCTGCGCACGCGTCAGGTGCCGCTGCAGCAGGTCGAGCCGCTATTGGCCTCGGGCGAGGTGGATCTGGTGCTGGGGTCGCTGCGCGCGGCGCCGCAGGGCTTGTTCCAGCAGCAGCTCTTCATGCACCGCTTCGTGACCCTGGTCAGCGTGAAGAACAAGGAGGTGGGCGATGCGCTGACGCTGGAACAGTTCCAGCGCATGCCGCAGATCGTGGTGACCTTGGCCGGACGCTCGTCCGAAGCCTATGACAGCGCGCTGGAAGAGCAGGGCGTCAAGCGCAACATCTTCCTGTCCACGCCGCACTTCCTGGTGGTGCCGCTATTGCTGGACCAGCATCCGGACCTGATCGCCACCGTGCCGCAGGAATTGGGCAATGTGTTCAGCGGCTACGGCGTGGTCAAGGTGCTGGAGCCGCCGCTGCCGCTGCCGTCCTTTGCGTTGCGCCAGCATTGGCATCCGCGATTTCACCAGGATCCCGCCATCATCTGGCTGCGGGAGCTGGTGAAGGATACGTTCGATGGGTACCCGTGGGACGCCATGCCCGCCGCAGGCCGGAAGGCATGA
- a CDS encoding Bug family tripartite tricarboxylate transporter substrate binding protein, with the protein MRLRSAFQRLARACVGLALLGGASAALAQTYPDHPVKWIVPFPPGGAMDSIARTLGESMGKQLNTTFIVENRAGAGGNIGAASVARAKADGYTILIVANGMAVNPALYADLNYDPIKDFAPISLLAVVPNVLVTNPARTGATSVQDVIAKAKAQPNHYTYASAGVGTSIHLAGELFLSMAQVDMLHVPYKGSGPAIADLLGGQVDYMFDSITSAKPHIEAGKLRALAVTTSKRSAALPDVPTVAESGLPGYELMPWFAAFAPAGTPPEVVAKLNAAMRAALNDAKVRATLDSIGAEPIGGTPDELRDHLARETAQWKTLVKERNIKIN; encoded by the coding sequence ATGCGCTTGCGCTCTGCATTCCAACGACTCGCCCGGGCCTGCGTAGGCCTGGCGCTGCTGGGCGGCGCATCCGCCGCCCTGGCGCAAACCTATCCGGATCATCCGGTCAAATGGATCGTGCCCTTCCCGCCCGGCGGCGCGATGGACAGCATCGCCCGCACCCTGGGCGAATCCATGGGCAAGCAGCTCAACACGACCTTCATCGTGGAAAACCGCGCGGGCGCCGGCGGCAATATCGGCGCGGCCAGCGTGGCCCGCGCCAAGGCCGACGGCTACACCATCCTGATCGTCGCCAACGGCATGGCCGTCAATCCGGCGTTGTATGCGGACCTGAACTACGACCCGATCAAGGACTTCGCCCCGATCTCGCTGCTGGCCGTGGTGCCCAATGTGCTGGTCACCAATCCCGCGCGCACCGGCGCCACCAGCGTGCAGGACGTGATCGCCAAGGCAAAGGCTCAGCCCAACCACTACACCTACGCCTCGGCCGGCGTGGGCACGTCCATCCATCTGGCGGGCGAGTTGTTCCTGTCCATGGCTCAGGTGGACATGCTGCATGTGCCGTACAAGGGCAGCGGTCCGGCCATCGCCGACCTGCTGGGCGGACAGGTGGACTACATGTTCGACAGCATCACCTCCGCCAAGCCGCACATCGAAGCCGGCAAGCTGCGCGCGCTGGCCGTGACCACCAGCAAGCGTTCGGCCGCCCTGCCCGACGTCCCCACCGTGGCCGAAAGCGGGCTGCCCGGCTACGAGCTGATGCCCTGGTTCGCGGCCTTCGCCCCCGCCGGCACGCCGCCCGAGGTGGTCGCGAAACTGAACGCCGCCATGCGCGCCGCGTTGAACGACGCCAAGGTGCGCGCCACGCTGGACTCCATCGGCGCCGAGCCCATCGGCGGCACGCCGGATGAACTGCGCGACCACCTGGCGCGCGAGACCGCGCAGTGGAAGACGCTGGTGAAGGAACGCAACATCAAGATCAATTGA